GGGAAGTCCACCACCCAGAGGCAGCGGTAGTTGTTTTTGTCGCGCAGCCCCAGGCGCGATCCCATCTCAAGGCGCAGCTCCGAGAGTTGCTTCTGTGTCTTCTCTGTCTCGCCGGCCATCACCAGGATCAGGTCGCCCGGCTTGGCGTTGCAGCGGTCTGCCCACTGTTTCAAGTCTGCTTCACTGAAGAACTTGTCGACCGATGATTTGAGCGACCCATCCTCGTTGTAGCGGAGGTAGATCAGCCCCTTGGCGCCCACCTGCGGGCGTTTCACGAAGTCGGTCAGCTCATCCAGCTGCTTGCGGGTATAGGCGGCGCACCCCTCGGCGCAGATGGCACCCACATATTCCGCGGCGTCGAACACCCCGAAGTCGTGCCCCGTGGTGAGGTCCTTCATCTCGATGAAGCTCATCCCGAAGCGGGTGTCCGGCTTGTCGGAGCCGTAGAGGCGCATGGCGTCGGCATAGCTGATGCGTGGAAAGTCGGGGATCTCGATTCCCTTGATGGTGCGGAAGAGATGTTTTGTAAGTCCTTCGAAGGTGGAGAGCACATCCTCCTGGTCCACGAACGACATCTCGCAGTCTATCTGTGTGAACTCCGGCTGGCGGTCCGCCCTGAGGTCCTCGTCGCGGAAGCACTTCACGATCTGGAAGTAACGGTCGAAGCCGGATACCATGAGCAGCTGCTTGAAGAGCTGGGGCGACTGTGGCAGGGCATAGAACTCGCCCTGGTTCATCCGTGAGGGGACGATGAAGTCGCGCGCACCCTCGGGTGTAGAGCCGATCAGCACCGGCGTCTCCACCTCCAGGAAGGCCCGCTCGTCGAGGTAGCGGCGTGTTTCGAACGCCATCTTGTGGCGCAGCTCCAGGTTCCGGCGCACCACGTTGCGGCGCAGGTCCAGGTAGCGGTATTTCATGCGCAGCTCATCACCGCCGTCGGTCTCGGTCTCGATGGTGAAGGGCGGCGTCTTGGAGGCGTTGAGCACCTTGAGTGAGGAGGCGATGATCTCGATCTCGCCGGTGGGGATGTTGGCGTTCTTGCTGGAGCGCTCCTGCACCTTTCCGGTCACCTGAATCACCCACTCACGTCCCAGCCTGTTGGCCTGGTCGCAGAGGGAGGCGTCCACCTCCTGGTTGAAAGAGAGCTGCGTGATGCCATAGCGGTCGCGCAAGTCGATGAAAGTCATCCCGCCCATCTTCCGGATGTGGGATACCCAACCCGATAAAGTTACTTCCCTGTTTGCATCGGCCAGCCGCAACTCGCCGCACGTGCTGTTTCTGTACATAAATGATTTCTGTTATGTTACGTTTAATTTTCAACCAACAAAGGTACATAATTCTTGTGGGAAATGAATGTTGTGAGAAAAAAAGCAGTGAAGTTTTGATTCACAACGAAAATAATCTTATCTTTGCGCCCGTCTTTTGAGAAGAAGACCAATCGGGGTGTAGCGCAGTCCGGTTAGCGCACCTGCTTTGGGAGCAGGGGGTCGCGAGTTCGAATCCCGCCACCCCGACATTCAAAATCAAACACCTATCTGAAATTTCAGGTAGGTGTTTTTTTGCATTGTGTTCCCGGCTCATTGATCTGTTTCGCAACCTTGCAACTAAAATAATGGTCGACTATTCGGCTATACCAAAGCAAGACATCGGCCTCTGCCCCTCCAATATTTTTTGGAGTGGCTTTGGAGTGGATTTGGAGGGATATGGGAGAGGCACCAGTCCAGTCCTTGCCGAGTCTTTTTTGTAAAGTCCTGAAAAGGGTTATACCATGTGTGTGTAGAGTCGATATTCCCTGCATTCAAACAAGTGCACTCCCATTAAACATCGCTTTCTCATGGTAATCGTTTAACGTTCACTTGTATGTGGTCGGGCGGGATTTCGAAGAGAATCCTATCAGACCAGCAGGAAAGTAGGCAAAAGGTCTGATTTCTCAGACCGTTACCCGCCCCGCCTGCCATATACAAATTGTGTGCGCCCTGCATGAGCAGAGCGCACCTGCTGCAAGCAACAGTAAAATTTCAAAATTACAAATAATTTTGGTTAAACAATGCTCTAAGCAGGTGTATTTTTCCAGAGGGTGTAAGTCCCTTATGCACGGGGTCGTGCCCGAAGCATTAGCAAGTCGCAAGCTGGTTGTTGGTGACGACAGCAGTGAAGGAAGCGAGACTGCAAAATCCGGTACTGACGAACAGAAACGGTATATGAGGCATAATTGTCCTGGGTAAGCAACCACATCATTGTAACGCCCAAAAGGTAGTTTGTGGACAGATATGTAGATACCGCAGGGATTGGAGGAAGGAAAAAGCTCTTACCGGGGGAGATCTCTAAGCAGTAAAATGTAATGAGAAGTCAGCCGAGGTCATAGTAATTACGGAAAACGAGCCGGCAAGTGATAGAAATCCAGAGAGTCGGAGGTCTCACGAACGTAATGAAGGACTGAACGTTAAGAAGTTTTTAATGCGACATGGATTTTCAGCAATGAAATAGCCTGTAGCAAGCGAAACAGGGCAAGAGAAGATGATTAAATTAGCAAACAAAAACGAAATGGAATTGATCGAGCAAGTGATTAACCGTCACAACATGATGCGTGCATTGCAACAGGTCAGGCAGAACAAAGGTTCGGCAGGAGTTGACCGGATGCCTGTAAGCGAACTATACGACCACCTGACAAAGAACAGGGAAAGTATAGGGCAATCATTGTTAAATGGCACTTACCTGCCACAACCCATTTTGGGGGTAGAGATACCCAAGGGAAATGGGAAGACACGTCTTTTAGGTGTGCCTACCGTGGTTGACCGAATGCTTCAACAAGCCGTAGGGCAAGTTTTAGCCAACCGGTTCGAAATGGAATTTGAGGATTACAGTTATGGATTTCGCCCGAATAAGAATGCCCTGCAAGCGGTACTCAAAGCATTGGAGTATATAAACAATGGTTATCAGGATATAGTAGACATTGACCTGAAGAGCTTCTTTGACGAAGTAGACCACTGCATTTTGCTGCAATTGTTGTATCGCAAGGTAAAATGCCCGCTTACGCTGCGTCTTATCCGCAAATGGCTGCGAGCGCCGATTTTAATCAACGGGAAGTTAGTCAAACGCCGAAAAGGAGTACCACAGGGCAGTCCGCTGAGCCCGATTCTCTCCAATATCATGTTAGATGAATTGGATAAAGAATTAGACAGACGTGGATTAAAGTCTGTCCGCTATGCTGACGACTTTAGCATTTATTGCAAAAGCCAATGGCAAGCCCGCAAAACAGGCAACGAGATCTTTCTCTTTCTAAAGAGTAAACTACACCTGCCTATTAATCGGGAGAAAAGTGGAATCCGTCGCCCCGTAAACTTTTCGCTATTAGGATATGGTTTTGTGCCCACTTACAAAAAGGGGGAAAAAGGCAAATACCAGCTGGTGGTAAGCGGCAAAGGATGGAAAAACCTGAAACTAAAACTCAAAGCCATCACCCGAAAAACCACACCCGCCAGTTTCGATGAGCGTATCCACAAACTGAAAGAAGTACAGCGAGGCTGGCTTCAATACTACCGCATGGCAAGTATCCAGGAAAAACTCAAAGATGTGGATGGGTGGGTGCGTAACCGGTTACGTTGCTGTATCTGGAAACAATGGAAGAAATCCGAACGAAGACGGAAAAACCTGATACGTTTGGGCGTTGACCTTGAACACGCATACAGCCACAGCCGTAGCCGAATGGGTACATGGGCGGTCGCCTGTAGCCCTATTTTGAAAACCACCATCACGGTGGAACGTCTGCAACAACGCGGTTACGAACCTATGTTTACTTATTATCAGAAAATTGCTCCATTTCTTAACGAACCGCTGTATACGTGAACCGTACGTACAGTGGTGTGAGAGGCTCTCCCCGTCAGCCAAGGCTGGCGGGGCAGTCTACTCGATTACCAGCTGGCGTTTTTTTTAATTTTTTGTATTACCTCGTTTTTAGTGCCTCAACCTCATTCAACTTGTTGTTTTCTCCATGCATTTAATACAGGGTTGAATTCTATTTTTTCATATGGCGAATTCCATTCCTTGTAAAATGAAGTGTCATCGCTGTTTGGTGTTGGATCAGGTTTGCGTATTTTAATTCTGGTCGGCATGATTACTGAATCGCCTAATAGAGTACATTCACCTCTTCTTAGATTTGAAAACATACTTACAATCCCTCTAATTGAATCAGGCAATAAACTTTTTACATACGATTGATCTTCGGGATTTGAAATTCTCATGCAAAGAAATGAATTGCACTGTGATAAAATTGTAGCTGAAACTTCTCTAGGTCTTTGACTTATTACAGTCAAACTTATTCCATATTTTCTTCCTTCTTTTGCAATTCTCTCGGCTGATAATCTTGCGGCTTCTGAATTTGGGTCTTTGTCATTAAAGTATATATGTGCTTCGTCGCAAAATACAGAAATTGGATAAGCTTTTAAATTCACTTTCTTATACCAATAAGCAAAATCAAACATACATCTTAGGATTAAGGATATTATCGAATTTCGAACATCAAATGGGATTGAACTTAGGTCTATAACAACTATTTTCTTGGGATTTGATTCTTCACCTAAAATTTTACGAAAAAGTCCTTCCATTGAAGCCGATGTATTATATGTGACAGGATTAAATATCAAGTCATATCTTTTGTCATTCAGTCTTGAATCAATTCTCATTAATAGACGAGTAAAATCACCATTTAGCGGACCTTTTATCAATCTTCCAGCAGTTGCTCCGGGGACCATTTGAACATCTAACCGTCTAAATTCATCAATAATATTAGTAAAGTCAAAATGGACAGGCGTATCAATAGTAATTTTAGGAATATCTAATGTTTGGTTTTCAGCGTGATTTTCTTTTGCAGCTTGAAGTAACTCTTTAAATTTCGCTATCTGGTTTGGTGCAGCAGATTCTGCTCTATCCACCATTAATCCTAAAAGTTCATCACTTTTCATAAGCCAATAAGGAAATTCTAAATCACCCGCATTTATATATTCTGCATAGTCGCCAAAAGCTGTTTTATATTCTCCATGAAGATCAAAAAGTACAACTGTAGATTTAGGAAATGTAGAAATACTTTGAAGTAAAGAAGCTACAGTCCACGATTTTCCGCCACCTGTTTGTCCTAACACGGCTGCGTGTCTTGAAAGAAATGAATCAAGATTAATTTTTGCTTCTTGATCTTTAAGTAAAGAGAGTTCACCAATTGAAAAATTTCCTTCTGCAAACGATTCATAGACTTTATCAATTACATCTGGCAAAACTGCAAATACATCGTTGTTTACTGTCGGGAGAAGGTCTGTTCCCCTTTCAAACTTTCCAGAAGTATCTATTGTTCCGACAGGAATTACAGAAATAATTCTAAGCGGACTTTGAATTAGATATTCATTAGAATTTTCTGCTTTTTTAATCTCGCCATTTAATGTGGATACTTCTTTCATTGAAATATCAGTAATCATTGAAAGTAAAGTTCCATTTGGAATTGCAACCAAAACAAATGTGCCAGGTTGACCAATCAAAACAGGTGTTGGCCCAATTGGTGTATCAATTATTACGTTCATGTTATCTGGTACACCGTAAACCGTTTCATCAGAATCTGAAAAATTATAAAGAGATATATCAATCAGGTCAGATGAGACGTTAATAACTTTTCCAATTTTGTATTCTGCCATATTATATTGGTTATTAATTAAATAATTCGATAAATTTTTTGAAATCCCAAAGGTCAAAGATGCCGTCTGTATCTTTTCCATTATAATGTAATTTATTGCTAACCATATAATGAAAACTTGGATTGTCTTTTAATTGTATGATCTCGGGAGTTTCATCTTTAGACAATGCAAAAACTCGAATTGAGTTATCTCGAAGTTTAGAGCTAAAAAGAATGTCGTTTATATGTTTATCACGATAACTATATCCACATGAAACAATAAATTTACATTGCTTTCCAATAACTGATGACGCATATCTGAAAAGCTTATCGTAGGGGGATTCAAGAGTTTCAATAACCTTTGTCCTTTTGGGTAAAATCATACATCTATTTTCCGTTTTTTCAGGTGAAAATGATTCAATAATGTTATTACTCTCTTTGAACCAAGATGTTGAACCATGCAGCTTAATCAGATTAATGTGTGGTTCATTAAGTTGTTCAAATGTCCTATTTGGTTTTATTTTGCCATAAGTAAGTTCTAGCCTTTCAATATCAAAAAACCTTTGGGCTATTCCTTCAAATCCATTGAATATTGGAATTTTTACGATAGATGCAGCAAATTCGAATAACAAATCATAATTAGTTGTAAAAATCCAAACCGATTCATTCCTATGTTGCATGCGTTTTTTTAATCCATTTAGAAAATTTACATGCCATTCAAGATTAGGATTAGCAATTTCACTTATTACACTAACAATTTGTTTTCTAATGGAATCAATTAACAAATTGACTCCGGCATAGCCACCTCTTGCTTTTGCTTGATTTAATTTGTCTGAAATTATTTCAATATCAGGTTCTCCTTTAGAAACATTAAGATTAAGTCCTTCTGCTTTAAGGATCTTCTCAATCAACTTAATTTCAGTAGAATTAAGTTTTTCTAATACGTCAATTGTTAATTGATAAGTCAATGGATAACCAGCAGCATATGAAGACCCAGCTCCAAAAAAGAAACCTATTTGACTTAACCCTGTATTTGAATTAGGAAATAAATCAGAAAGTGTAATATCTATAGTTTAAATTTTTCCAAGCCGTTTCAATTCCCAAAAACATTTTGCAGTAGCATTAATATCAACTGCAGCATTATGAGCTTCCTCAAAACCAGTTCTAAAAAGTTTATAATGCAATTCAGAAAGTTTAGGCCATTTATAACCATAAGGTCCTTCGATTGCGCAAAAATTAGTCGTGCTTTGCATTGTACAAATCTTTCTTTTAGGTGCTACACCATCGGACATTTTATTTCTCAAAAATTCAGCACCAACAATTTTTTCATCAAAACTCATATTGTGTGCAACCAAATATTCTGCTTGTTCTATCATAGATTGAAATTTTTGCAAAACATCTATTAATGGTTTTCCTTCTCTAATAGCACGTTCTGTTGAAATGCCGTGAATACGAGAAGTTTCTATAGGTATTGTAAAACCCTCTGGTTTAACAATATAATCTCCGGCAGAAATTTTATTCCCGTTTTTATCGTAAAATAAATAAGCTAATTGAACAAGTCTAGGCCAATTGTTCAAATCTGTTACAGGTGCTTTCCAGTTTCTTGGAAGTCCAGTTGTTTCGGTGTCAAAAAATAGGTACATAGTGATAGTATTTAGTATGTTGATTTTTCTTTTTTCACGCTTGCTGGTAACGTTTCGGCGCTTGGCGCAGTGGCGGATTTCGGAGCACAAAACTGTCAATACACCACAAAAGTTGATGCGAGCTAGAATGTTCAATTAACCACTACACCCGCCATTGAGCCAAACGCCTGTTGGCTGCTGGGCTTCTTGTCATCCGAGTATTTTTTTAATTCTTGCCTTAATATTTTCATAGGTTGAGTTTAGTCGCTGCTTAGCGTTTTGCGTTAACAAAGCAGTATGAGCCATTGCATCACGGATAGGCTTATATTCCTTTGCATCCCTTGATAGTCCTGCTTGTTTTAAAGGGTCAACTTTTTCAATTAAGTTGGCTAAGTTGTCCATATCCAAGTAAACGAGGTCTTCTTTGGACTGTCGCAAGTCAAAGCTAATGTTTGCAGTATTTTTATTTGCTTCTTCTTTGTCTCTCCATTTCTTGCTTTCTGAAATCGCTTCTGGTGATAAAGGAACAGGTTTGTGATTTATATAATTACGAAGTAGGTTTTCACTAATAAAACATTCTGCATAAGTTGTAACATTAAATTCAGCGTCTTTACTTAGGCTTTCAAGCCATTCGTCAACTTTACTTCGATAAATTGATTCTTTGGTTGGAACGAATTCGTCTGAGATTGTATTTACTAATTCTTTTGACTTTCTTTCTTTTTTGGTCATTCGAGTTGTATTCTCTGAATCACCATCTTGTCTTAATTCTACCCGCCAATTATCCCAATCTTCTATAATTCTTTTCATTATATTGTCTTTTAGTTCACTGAGTAGTGATTGAAAAAGAGGATCATCAGAAATTACTCCTTCGCGACTACTTGTAAACCTGTCTTTTTCACCATCTAAACTATTAAAGTGAATCTGCCCATAAGTATAGCTTTCAACTATTCGTGTTGTTGGTATATGTTTTAGTAAGTTGGTTTCTCTTAATCTTCCATTTACATATAAATCTAAAGTCACTTTTTCTTGTGTGTTCCTAATTTTCAAATATTCAGGTTTTTTTACAGAAGCTATAAAACCACTAATATTTAATGGTGATGTAAGCTTTTCATATCTTTTTATATGTTCAAGGGTTGGCGAAACTTTCTCTTTTAAATATGGGTCTTCAATCGAATTTATTTGCCAAACAAATTGAGTGCTTTGTGATAAATCATTTAATTCATTCAAGGTAATCGGGTCATCATTGAGAGATATTTTAAAAGAATCGTCAATTAGTGAGAATCTGAAAAACAGAGCAATAAGTTTTCTGATGTATTCAATTCTATTTTTAATCCCATCGTTTATGTCTTCAAAATAGATAATCGTTCCCTTTTTAAAATCATCAAGGTGTTTTCCAAAGAGTTCGGTATTTACAGTTTCTAATGGATATTGTTGTGGAGTTAAATCATCGTGTATAGCATTATCTAACCCTGAATTATCAATCACTCCCCCAACAAATTCAGTTTCCGCTGTCTTTGATAATATATGAATCCTTTTTGCACAAGATAATAGGGCAAGTTTTCCAATGCCTTTTCGTCCAATGAAAGGTCTATGTAAGTTTGTCTTATCCGCTCCATCTTTTCGTTTTGAGTAACCGATTTTCAGAAACTTGTTTTGAAAATCATCTGATGTCATCCCGTCACCATTATCCTTTATAATTAGGTGATTGTTTTCCCTGTCAATATATATCCAAACATTTTTAGCATCAGCATCCCAAGAATTTGAAATTGCTTCTCCAAGAACTGTAATAAAGTTTCGGTATAAGTTCCGCCCCAAGTGGTTGAGAACGCTCAATGATATATTGAAGGTAAAATTATCCATTGCTGATTTCGTTTAAATGTTTGATTATGCTCTTTCCAATGGCTAAACCAAGATTGACTGGAACTGCATTACCTATATGTGTGCCGATGCGTGTTAGCATAACTTCTTGACTTTTATCAACAAACTTATACTTCGGAGGAAAACTTTGAAGAATTGATGCTTCACGAATGGTCAATGCTCTGTCCTGTTCAGGATGACCAAACCGACCTGTTCCATAGTTGTAAAATTGTGTTGTAATAGTCGGTGCAGGTTCGTCCCACGACATTCTACCATAAACAGCTTTATATGTTTTTCCTGATTCTTTTTTATGGCACTCCAACCAAAGATTTGCATCCCAATCTTCCCAAGTTCCGTTAGGAACAGACGCCCTGATTCTTTGTAAGTTGATGTCTGTTAGCTTAGTGGTGAAGTGAAGTTTATCTTTTTCACTTATTTCGCCACATTCAATTGGCTCCAAATGTGAAATGGCATCTCGAACGGTTTTGTATTTTTCTTTTTTATGGGTAGGGGCAATTAAATTTAACTCACCGAAACGAGAAGCAAGTAATACCAATCGTCTTCTCTTTTGAGGAATACCATAGTCAGGGCAATAGACATTCTGATATTTAACATTGTATTTTAATTCTTCAAGTTGACCCACAAAGTCTCTAAACACTTGTTTGTTTGAAAGATTTGTAACATTCTCCATTGAAATAATGTCTGGTGTGGTTTCTCTTACCAATCGGATAAACTCTTTTAAAAGATTCCACTTATCTCCTTGTTCTTTGTCTTGGTCTTTTACTTTGTTTGCGTGAGTGGAAAATGGCTGACAAGGAGCGCAACCCACTAAAATTTTCACTTCATCATCCTGCCAATATTTTTGGATTTGTTCACCTGTTATTTCCGTAATGTCCGCTCCAATAAATTCAGCTTTGTTATTTACTTCATATGCGTATTTACAACTTGTGTCAAGGTCTATGCCCGCTCTTACTTTTATCCCTGATTTTATAAGTCCGTGAGTCAGTCCACCCACTCCGCAAAATAAGTCAACCCCCGAAACTTTCGGCAGATTTTGCTTTCTCTTTGTCGGTTTCATTATCTTTTTCTTTGTTGTCATATTCTTATTAAATGTCACAATTATAGTGAATTGTTGGGTTTGTTAGCCTTGCAGCCAACATTTGTGTATACGCAATACAATTGCGTATATATTTCATATATACTCCCTCCTTGTTTTTCTAATAAACTAATTCCTAGAGTTATATAAAAAGTTGTATGTTTAAATGCAATTGCGCATACATAACTTATTGATTGAGTATAATATGTCGTTTTTCTTAAATATCAGGGTTATCCAATGGATTTCATATCCCAAGCCAGTGTTTAGCAAAAGAATGACGCAACGAATGTACAGAAATATTTTTATGAATCCCAACTTTCTTTAAAGAGATTTTTAGTATGTTCTGAACACTTCTGATTGAATATTGCCCCCCATTTGATCCCTCAAACAAACAATCTTTTGGTTGGTATTCCTTGATATATAACCGCAAAGTATCCAATGTCTTATTTCCTAATAGAGTGTATCGGTTCTTTTTTTCTTTTCCAAATAACGCAGTGGGGATAAAAGAGGTGTTGCTTGCTTAATGATTCCAAAATTGGTATTGTGTGTAACTTTTACCTTTTTTGTTTATCTTTACGCCTTTCAAAACCGAGAGAAACAACAATTGATGATTTAATATTTTTTTGATTTCCATGAAACGACTGACTTTTTTACCCTTTTTACTCCTTTTTTTCGCAGCCGGTAATCATGCCAAGGCGCAACAACTGACCCTCAATGAGCTGGAATATTTTGAAAAACAGGGTGTCAACGTGCTGGTATACAGTAACCTTTTTACCGGTGGCTTCAACGATGAGAAAAATGCAGGCATCGAACTGATTCACCATGGCGTGCGCACGGCACAGGGTGGTGCGGTACGCCTTTCCAATACCCCGGAACAGTGGGACCTGGTGCCGGAGATTCCCACCAGGAAGGTGGATCCTGCAACCAAAAGCATTGAATCGTTGCTGCGGTATGAGGAGTACGACTTCGATTCGCGCGTGGTGGTCACCGCGAAAGGCAACGGGGTGGAGATCTCGGTATGGCTCGATGAGCCGCTCCCGGAAGAGCTGGTGGGAAAAGCGGGCTTTAACCTGGAGTTCCTCCCTTCTCAATACTGGGCAAAAGCATTTCTGATGGATGGTAGGCCCAACCGCTTCCCGCGCTACACCGTGGGCAACACGGTGACACGTCCCAACAGCGAGAAGACGAAACAGTTCAAGGGATATGTCACCTCTGACGACCGCGGTACAGGCCAGTTCATCGATCCCCTCCCGCTCGAATCGGGACGCTCCATGCTGCTGGCTCCCGATGCCCCCGAGCGGATGGTGAAAATCACCTCACACGATGCGGACCTGATGTTGTTCGATGGCCGCATATTGGCACAGAACGGCTGGTTCGTGGTACGCAGCCTCCTGCCGGCCGGCAAAACGGGCAAGGTGCTGACCTGGACGGTGGAGCCCAATGCCGTGGAGGGCTGGGTGCGGGAACCCAACATCGGTTTCTCACAGGTGGGATACATCCCTGAGCAACCTAAAATATCGGTGATTGAACTGGACAAGAAGGACAAGCCGCTCGAAACCGCTTCGATCTACAGGATTGGAGAGGATGGCAATGCCTCCGAGGTGTTCACCGGCAAGATCACTCCCTGGGGCGACTACTTCAAGTATCACTACGTGAAGTTCGATTTCTCTGCGGTCAACACGCCCGGAATCTACTACATTCGCTACGGCGACTGCATCACTAACAACTTCATCATCGAAGAGAATGTCTACGACCAGATCACCGATGCCACAAGCGATATCTGGATCCCGATACACATGAACCACATGTACGTGAACCAGGCTTACAGGGTGTGGCACGGGGAGCCTTTCAAGGAGGGTTACCTGCAGGCACCGCCCAACACCGATCACTTCGACCTGCACGGACAGGGTCCCACCACCGATACGAAGTACAAGGCGCTGGAGCTGATCCCCGGACTGAACGTGGGGGGCTTCTTCGACGCGGGTGATTTTGACATCGAGACCGGATCGAACATCAACGTGGTGCAGAACTTCGTGCACACCTGGGAATATTTCAAGCCGTTACGCGACCAGACCTTTGTCGATCACACGCAACGCTATGTGGACCTGCACCGCCCCGACGGGACCCCCGACATGCTGCAGTTCATTGAGCATGGTACCATGCAGCTGGTGGCGCAGGCGGAAATCATCGGTCACATGGCGCAAACGCTCTCCAACGCGGTGCTGGATAACTACCACCACCTGGGCGACGCGGCCTCCATCACCGACGGCCTTCCCTACAACCCGGAGCTGGGTCCCTACGAGGTGGCCGCCGACGGTCGCTCCAGTGGTGTGAAGGATGATATGTGGGCCTTCACCAGCCGCAACCCGGGTCTCGACCTCAGGGCGGCTACAATGTTCGCCGCTGCCAGCAGGGCGCTGAAAGGTTACAACGACGACCTGTCGGAAAGGGCATTGGTGCAATCGAAACGACTGCTGAAAGAGGCTACGGAACTGCTTGAAGAGAGACCTGAACGGCAGGGGCGCCGCGGCTTTGAACCATTTGACATCGGCTCCTACCTGCAACTTTATATCTCCACCGGTGAGCAATCGTATCTCGATCGTTTCCAAGAGCTGCTTTGGCCGGCACTCGACAGAAATGTCAACTTCCAGATACTGACGGCCCTTAATGCCATCCCTCACCTGGATGCATCCTACAAGGAGAAACTGCGTCCCTACGTGGCAAAATACAAGGATTACATCGACGAACTGGAACAGGACAACCCCTACGGATTGCCCATCGGCCTGGCTAACTGGGCCGGGGGAGGTGCCGTGGTTAACTACGGAACCACCCTCTGCATTGCCAACGAGTTCTATCCAGAGCTGATCGACAAAAGCCATGCCTACAAGGTGGCCAG
This genomic window from Dysgonomonadaceae bacterium zrk40 contains:
- the aspS gene encoding aspartate--tRNA ligase — its product is MYRNSTCGELRLADANREVTLSGWVSHIRKMGGMTFIDLRDRYGITQLSFNQEVDASLCDQANRLGREWVIQVTGKVQERSSKNANIPTGEIEIIASSLKVLNASKTPPFTIETETDGGDELRMKYRYLDLRRNVVRRNLELRHKMAFETRRYLDERAFLEVETPVLIGSTPEGARDFIVPSRMNQGEFYALPQSPQLFKQLLMVSGFDRYFQIVKCFRDEDLRADRQPEFTQIDCEMSFVDQEDVLSTFEGLTKHLFRTIKGIEIPDFPRISYADAMRLYGSDKPDTRFGMSFIEMKDLTTGHDFGVFDAAEYVGAICAEGCAAYTRKQLDELTDFVKRPQVGAKGLIYLRYNEDGSLKSSVDKFFSEADLKQWADRCNAKPGDLILVMAGETEKTQKQLSELRLEMGSRLGLRDKNNYRCLWVVDFPLLEKDEELNRFFAKHHPFTSPKPEDIALLDSDPAAVRANAYDLVINGVEIGGGSIRIHDSALQKKMFSVLGFTEEKAQEQFGFLMNAFQYGAPPHGGIAFGLDRFVSIFAGLDSIRDCIAFPKNNGGRDVMIDAPSHVELEQLDELGIMLKPQKQD
- a CDS encoding 3'-5' exonuclease, yielding MYLFFDTETTGLPRNWKAPVTDLNNWPRLVQLAYLFYDKNGNKISAGDYIVKPEGFTIPIETSRIHGISTERAIREGKPLIDVLQKFQSMIEQAEYLVAHNMSFDEKIVGAEFLRNKMSDGVAPKRKICTMQSTTNFCAIEGPYGYKWPKLSELHYKLFRTGFEEAHNAAVDINATAKCFWELKRLGKI
- a CDS encoding ATP-binding protein; this translates as MDNFTFNISLSVLNHLGRNLYRNFITVLGEAISNSWDADAKNVWIYIDRENNHLIIKDNGDGMTSDDFQNKFLKIGYSKRKDGADKTNLHRPFIGRKGIGKLALLSCAKRIHILSKTAETEFVGGVIDNSGLDNAIHDDLTPQQYPLETVNTELFGKHLDDFKKGTIIYFEDINDGIKNRIEYIRKLIALFFRFSLIDDSFKISLNDDPITLNELNDLSQSTQFVWQINSIEDPYLKEKVSPTLEHIKRYEKLTSPLNISGFIASVKKPEYLKIRNTQEKVTLDLYVNGRLRETNLLKHIPTTRIVESYTYGQIHFNSLDGEKDRFTSSREGVISDDPLFQSLLSELKDNIMKRIIEDWDNWRVELRQDGDSENTTRMTKKERKSKELVNTISDEFVPTKESIYRSKVDEWLESLSKDAEFNVTTYAECFISENLLRNYINHKPVPLSPEAISESKKWRDKEEANKNTANISFDLRQSKEDLVYLDMDNLANLIEKVDPLKQAGLSRDAKEYKPIRDAMAHTALLTQNAKQRLNSTYENIKARIKKILG
- the ltrA gene encoding group II intron reverse transcriptase/maturase, producing the protein MIEQVINRHNMMRALQQVRQNKGSAGVDRMPVSELYDHLTKNRESIGQSLLNGTYLPQPILGVEIPKGNGKTRLLGVPTVVDRMLQQAVGQVLANRFEMEFEDYSYGFRPNKNALQAVLKALEYINNGYQDIVDIDLKSFFDEVDHCILLQLLYRKVKCPLTLRLIRKWLRAPILINGKLVKRRKGVPQGSPLSPILSNIMLDELDKELDRRGLKSVRYADDFSIYCKSQWQARKTGNEIFLFLKSKLHLPINREKSGIRRPVNFSLLGYGFVPTYKKGEKGKYQLVVSGKGWKNLKLKLKAITRKTTPASFDERIHKLKEVQRGWLQYYRMASIQEKLKDVDGWVRNRLRCCIWKQWKKSERRRKNLIRLGVDLEHAYSHSRSRMGTWAVACSPILKTTITVERLQQRGYEPMFTYYQKIAPFLNEPLYT
- a CDS encoding SIR2 family protein, with the translated sequence MTYQLTIDVLEKLNSTEIKLIEKILKAEGLNLNVSKGEPDIEIISDKLNQAKARGGYAGVNLLIDSIRKQIVSVISEIANPNLEWHVNFLNGLKKRMQHRNESVWIFTTNYDLLFEFAASIVKIPIFNGFEGIAQRFFDIERLELTYGKIKPNRTFEQLNEPHINLIKLHGSTSWFKESNNIIESFSPEKTENRCMILPKRTKVIETLESPYDKLFRYASSVIGKQCKFIVSCGYSYRDKHINDILFSSKLRDNSIRVFALSKDETPEIIQLKDNPSFHYMVSNKLHYNGKDTDGIFDLWDFKKFIELFN
- a CDS encoding ATP-binding protein; protein product: MAEYKIGKVINVSSDLIDISLYNFSDSDETVYGVPDNMNVIIDTPIGPTPVLIGQPGTFVLVAIPNGTLLSMITDISMKEVSTLNGEIKKAENSNEYLIQSPLRIISVIPVGTIDTSGKFERGTDLLPTVNNDVFAVLPDVIDKVYESFAEGNFSIGELSLLKDQEAKINLDSFLSRHAAVLGQTGGGKSWTVASLLQSISTFPKSTVVLFDLHGEYKTAFGDYAEYINAGDLEFPYWLMKSDELLGLMVDRAESAAPNQIAKFKELLQAAKENHAENQTLDIPKITIDTPVHFDFTNIIDEFRRLDVQMVPGATAGRLIKGPLNGDFTRLLMRIDSRLNDKRYDLIFNPVTYNTSASMEGLFRKILGEESNPKKIVVIDLSSIPFDVRNSIISLILRCMFDFAYWYKKVNLKAYPISVFCDEAHIYFNDKDPNSEAARLSAERIAKEGRKYGISLTVISQRPREVSATILSQCNSFLCMRISNPEDQSYVKSLLPDSIRGIVSMFSNLRRGECTLLGDSVIMPTRIKIRKPDPTPNSDDTSFYKEWNSPYEKIEFNPVLNAWRKQQVE